A window of the Coregonus clupeaformis isolate EN_2021a unplaced genomic scaffold, ASM2061545v1 scaf0239, whole genome shotgun sequence genome harbors these coding sequences:
- the LOC123484227 gene encoding protein lin-28 homolog B-like, producing MEGFRSLREGEPLEFTFQRSPRGLESVRVTGPEGGPCSGSERRQKPKPPAPTQKWKPKGDRCYNCGGLDHHAKECGLPPQPKKCHYCQSATHMVAHCPHRPPAPYLRLGRSHSGKTHYCGPVSPYLLHHLLQPQSQAWKQALPALSGQFLPQQVLQLSGKTRHRTRGVLEGTTGGNNPDPQPSLTDATS from the exons ATGGAGGGCTTCCGCAGCCTGCGGGAGGGAGAGCCACTAGAGTTCACCTTCCAGAGGTCCCCCAGGGGCCTGGAGTCTGTACGGGTCACGGGCCCCGAGGGAGGCCCCTGCTCGGGCAGTGAGAGGAGGCAGAAACCCAAGCCCCCGGCCCCAACGCAGAAATGGAAGCCAAAGGGAGACCG atGCTATAACTGTGGAGGACTAGACCACCATGCCAAAGAGTGTGGCCTGCCGCCCCAGCCAAAGAAGTGCCACTACTGCCAAAGCGCGACGCACATGGTGGCCCACTGTCCTCACCGCCCCCCGGCCCCTTATCTCCGGCTGGGCCGCAGCCACTCAGGGAAGACACACTACTGTGGACCAGTATCCCCctacctcctccaccacctcctacAACCCCAGTCCCAGGCATGGAAACAGGCACTCCCAGCCCTCTCAGGACAATTCCTCCCTCAGCAAGTCCTCCAGCTCTCCGGGAAGACCCGGCACAGAACCAGAGGAGTTCTGGAGGGCACCACAGGTGGAAACAATCCTGATCCACAGCCATCATTGACGGATGCCACCTCTTAG
- the LOC121586002 gene encoding protein lin-28 homolog B-like, whose amino-acid sequence MAEGGVGKSGDRGEEPGSLQGGQQQSMHGAGHCKWFNVRMGFGFISMTSRGGTPVDPAMDVFVHQADLHPPPIENRQNGCCAGLVCGSPEFRWLQQG is encoded by the exons ATGGCCGAAG GAGGGGTGGGCAAAAGTGGCGATAGAGGAGAGGAGCCCGGATCCTTGCAGGGTGGGCAGCAACAGTCCATGCACGGCGCTGGCCACTGCAAGTGGTTCAATGTGCGGATGGGCTTCGGGTTTATATCCATGACTAGTCGTGGGGGAACTCCCGTAGATCCTGCTATGGATGTATTTGTTCACCAA GCCGACTTACACCCTCCCCCAATCGAAAACAGGCAAAATGGCTGCTGTGCTGGGTTGGTCTGTGGTAGCCCAGAGTTTAGGTGGCTCCAGCAGGGCTAA
- the LOC121543036 gene encoding E3 ubiquitin-protein ligase HACE1 isoform X1, with protein sequence MMERAMEQLNVQLNRLTRSLRRARTVELPEDNETAVYTLMPMVMADQHRSVSELLLNSKFDVNYAFGRVKRSLLHIAANCGSVECLVLLLKRGANPNYQDISGCTPLHLAARNGQKKCMGRLLEYNADVNICNNEGLTAIHWLAVNGRTELLHDLVQHVTNVDVEDAMGQTALHVACQNGHKTTVQCLLDSGADINRPNCSGATPLYFACSHGQRDTAQILLSRGAKYLPDKNGVTPLDLCVQGGYGETCEILIQHHGRLFQTLIQMTQNDDIKENMLRQVLEHVSQQSDSHYQRILTSLAEVATTNGHKLLSLSSSYEAQMKSLLRIIRIFCHVFRLGPSSPNNGNDMGYNGNKTQRSQVFKSLSLHPRFLSLSYFLQPLELLWHSLDEWLVLISTELEKSHQDPSNSSSSGSEIASLLLKQRGEVDSASTSTPAVFTVAPSLPPSMPLPPLLDPEVDKRTPEVVMETPEVYADGEDVISMTANRLSAVIQAFYMCCSCQMPQGMTSPRFIEFVCKHDEVLKCFVTRNPKIIFNHFHFLLECPELMSRFMHIIKGQPFKERCEWFYEHLLAGQPDSDMVHRPVNENDILLIHRESIFSSSCAMVSKSTNEKLKQGIAVRFHGEEGMGQGVVREWFDVLSNEIINADYGLFTQSADGTTFQPNSNSSVNPDHLNYFRFAGQILGLALYHRQLVNIYFTRSFYKHILGIPVSYQDVSSIDPEYAKNLQWILDNDISDLGLELTFSVETDVFGAMEEVPLKPGGTSIIVTQENKAEYVQLVTELRMTRAIQPQINAFLHGFHTFIPPSLIQLFDEYELELLLSGMPEIDVQDWHRNTEYTSGYDLEEPVIQWFWKVVESLTQEERVLLLQFVTGSSRVPHGGFAFLIGGSGLQKFTIASVPYTSNLLPTSSTCINMMKLPEYPSQEVLRDRLLVALHCGSYGYTMA encoded by the exons ATGATGGAACGGGCGATGGAGCAATTAAACGTACAGCTGAACAGGCTGACCCGCTCCCTGCGTCGCGCCAGGACCGTCGAGCTACCGGAAG ACAATGAAACCGCAGTCTACACACTCATGCCAATGGTTATGGCTGACCAGCACAG GTCAGTTTCTGAATTACTCCTCAACTCCAAGTTTGATGTGAACTACGCTTTCGGACGAGTCAAGAGAAGTCTACTTCACATTGCTGCCAA CTGTGGATCAGTGGAGTGCCTGGTCCTACTGCTAAAGAGAGGAGCGAACCCTAACTACCAGGACATCTCAGGGTGCACTCCTCTGCATCTGGCTGCCAGAAACGG GCAGAAAAAGTGTATGGGCAGACTACTAGAATACAATGCAGACGTGAACATCTGCAACAATGAGGGACTGACAGCT aTCCACTGGTTGGCTGTGAACGGGAGGACTGAGCTGCTTCATGACCTGGTGCAGCATGTGACTAATGTGGATGTAGAGGATGCCATGGGACAGACCGCCCTCCATGTAGCCTGCCAGAACGGACACAAGACT ACGGTGCAGTGCCTGCTGGACAGTGGAGCGGACATCAACAGACCTAACTGCTCTGGGGCCACACCACTCTACTTCGCCTGCAG CCACGGTCAAAGGGACACGGCACAGATCCTTCTCTCTCGAGGGGCTAAGTACCTACCTGACAAGAATGGAGTCACCCCTCTGGATCTGTGTGTACAG GGTGGTTATGGGGAGACGTGTGAGATCCTCATCCAGCACCACGGCAGACTGTTCCAGACACTCATCCAGATGACGCAGAATGATGACATCAAAGAGAATATG ctcAGGCAGGTTCTAGAGCATGTTTCCCAGCAAAGTGACAGTCACTACCAGAGGATCCTGACCAGTCTAGCAGAGGTagccactactaatggacacaaACTCCTCAG tctgtccagtagCTACGAGGCTCAGATGAAGAGTCTGCTGAGAATCATCCGGATCTTCTGCCATGTCTTCCGCCTGGGCCCTTCCTCTCCCAACAACGGGAATGACATGGGATACAACGGGAACAAGACGCAGCGCAGCCAGGTCTTTAAG tctctttCCTTGCATCcccgtttcctctctctctcttatttcctTCAGCCGTTGGAGTTGCTCTGGCACTCTCTAGATGAGTGGTTGGTGTTGATCTCTACAGAGCTGGAGAAGAGCCACCAGGACCCCTCCAACTCTTCCTCCTCAGGGAGCGAGAtcgcctccctcctcctcaaACAACGCGGCGAGGTTGACTCCGCTTCCACCTCCACCCCCGCCGTCTTCACGGTGGCACCCTCGCTGCCCCCCTCCATGCCCCTACCCCCTTTGCTGGACCCAGAGGTTGACAAGAGGACCCCGGAGGTTGTTATGGAAACGCCGGAGGTATACGCAGACGGAGAGGATGTCATCTCTATGACGGCCAATCGGCTCAGCGCGGTGATCCAGGCCTTCTACATGTGCTGTTCCTGTCAGATGCCACAGGG AATGACGTCCCCTCGCTTCATAGAGTTTGTCTGCAAGCATGACGAGGTGCTCAAATGTTTCGTAACCAG gaATCCAAAGATCATCTTTAACCATTTCCACTTCCTGTTGGAATGTCCGGAGCTCATGTCCCGCTTCATGCACATAATCAAAGGCCAG CCCTTCAAGGAGCGGTGTGAGTGGTTCTATGAGCACCTATTGGCAGGACAGCCAGACTCAGACATGGTCCATCGACCTGTCAACGAGAACGACATCCTGCTAATCCACAGAG aGTCCATATTCAGCAGTAGCTGTGCGATGGTCTCCAAATCGACCAATGAGAAGCTCAAACAGGGCATCGCCGTACGATTCCATGGAGAGGAAGGAATG GGCCAGGGCGTGGTGAGGGAGTGGTTTGACGTCCTGTCCAATGAGATCATCAATGCAGACTACGGCCTCTTCACCCAGTCAGCGGACG GCACCACTTTCCAGCCCAACAGTAACTCGTCAGTGAACCCTGATCATCTGAACTACTTCCGGTTTGCGGGTCAGATCCTGGGCTTGGCTCTTTACCACCGTCAGCTGGTCAACATCTACTTCACCCGCTCCTTTTACAAACACATActgg GCATCCCAGTGAGCTACCAGGACGTGTCGTCCATCGATCCAGAGTATGCCAAGAATCTGCAGTGGATCCTGGACAACGACATCAGTGACCTGGGACTGGAGCTCACCTTCTCCGTGGAAACAGATGTGTTCGGCGCCATGGAGGAGGTGCCACTCAAACCTGGAGGGACTAGCATCATCGTCACCCAGGAAAACAAG gcggAGTATGTCCAGTTGGTAACAGAGTTGAGGATGACTCGAGCCATCCAACCCCAGATAAATGCCTTCCTGCACGGGTTCCACACCTTCATTCCCCCCTCCCTCATCCAGCTCTTTGACGAATATGAATTG GAGCTGTTGCTGTCTGGGATGCCAGAGATCGATGTGCAGGACTGGCACAGGAACACAGAATACACCAGTGGCTATGACCTGGAGGAACCTGTCATCCAG TGGTTCTGGAAGGTGGTAGAAAGCCTTACCCAAGAGGAGAGGGTCCTACTGTTGCAGTTTGTCACTGGCAG CTCTAGGGTACCTCATGGTGGCTTTGCCTTTCTGATTGGAGGTAGTGGCTTACAGAAGTTCACTATTGCCTCTGTACCATACACATCAAACCTACTGCCTACCTCCAGCACCTG CATCAACATGATGAAACTCCCAGAATACCCCAGCCAGGAGGTCCTGCGGGACAGGCTGCTGGTCGCACTGCATTGTGGGAGCTATGGGTACACCATGGCATGA
- the LOC121543036 gene encoding E3 ubiquitin-protein ligase HACE1 isoform X2, whose amino-acid sequence MMERAMEQLNVQLNRLTRSLRRARTVELPEDNETAVYTLMPMVMADQHRSVSELLLNSKFDVNYAFGRVKRSLLHIAANCGSVECLVLLLKRGANPNYQDISGCTPLHLAARNGQKKCMGRLLEYNADVNICNNEGLTAIHWLAVNGRTELLHDLVQHVTNVDVEDAMGQTALHVACQNGHKTTVQCLLDSGADINRPNCSGATPLYFACSHGQRDTAQILLSRGAKYLPDKNGVTPLDLCVQGGYGETCEILIQHHGRLFQTLIQMTQNDDIKENMLRQVLEHVSQQSDSHYQRILTSLAEVATTNGHKLLSLSSSYEAQMKSLLRIIRIFCHVFRLGPSSPNNGNDMGYNGNKTQRSQVFKPLELLWHSLDEWLVLISTELEKSHQDPSNSSSSGSEIASLLLKQRGEVDSASTSTPAVFTVAPSLPPSMPLPPLLDPEVDKRTPEVVMETPEVYADGEDVISMTANRLSAVIQAFYMCCSCQMPQGMTSPRFIEFVCKHDEVLKCFVTRNPKIIFNHFHFLLECPELMSRFMHIIKGQPFKERCEWFYEHLLAGQPDSDMVHRPVNENDILLIHRESIFSSSCAMVSKSTNEKLKQGIAVRFHGEEGMGQGVVREWFDVLSNEIINADYGLFTQSADGTTFQPNSNSSVNPDHLNYFRFAGQILGLALYHRQLVNIYFTRSFYKHILGIPVSYQDVSSIDPEYAKNLQWILDNDISDLGLELTFSVETDVFGAMEEVPLKPGGTSIIVTQENKAEYVQLVTELRMTRAIQPQINAFLHGFHTFIPPSLIQLFDEYELELLLSGMPEIDVQDWHRNTEYTSGYDLEEPVIQWFWKVVESLTQEERVLLLQFVTGSSRVPHGGFAFLIGGSGLQKFTIASVPYTSNLLPTSSTCINMMKLPEYPSQEVLRDRLLVALHCGSYGYTMA is encoded by the exons ATGATGGAACGGGCGATGGAGCAATTAAACGTACAGCTGAACAGGCTGACCCGCTCCCTGCGTCGCGCCAGGACCGTCGAGCTACCGGAAG ACAATGAAACCGCAGTCTACACACTCATGCCAATGGTTATGGCTGACCAGCACAG GTCAGTTTCTGAATTACTCCTCAACTCCAAGTTTGATGTGAACTACGCTTTCGGACGAGTCAAGAGAAGTCTACTTCACATTGCTGCCAA CTGTGGATCAGTGGAGTGCCTGGTCCTACTGCTAAAGAGAGGAGCGAACCCTAACTACCAGGACATCTCAGGGTGCACTCCTCTGCATCTGGCTGCCAGAAACGG GCAGAAAAAGTGTATGGGCAGACTACTAGAATACAATGCAGACGTGAACATCTGCAACAATGAGGGACTGACAGCT aTCCACTGGTTGGCTGTGAACGGGAGGACTGAGCTGCTTCATGACCTGGTGCAGCATGTGACTAATGTGGATGTAGAGGATGCCATGGGACAGACCGCCCTCCATGTAGCCTGCCAGAACGGACACAAGACT ACGGTGCAGTGCCTGCTGGACAGTGGAGCGGACATCAACAGACCTAACTGCTCTGGGGCCACACCACTCTACTTCGCCTGCAG CCACGGTCAAAGGGACACGGCACAGATCCTTCTCTCTCGAGGGGCTAAGTACCTACCTGACAAGAATGGAGTCACCCCTCTGGATCTGTGTGTACAG GGTGGTTATGGGGAGACGTGTGAGATCCTCATCCAGCACCACGGCAGACTGTTCCAGACACTCATCCAGATGACGCAGAATGATGACATCAAAGAGAATATG ctcAGGCAGGTTCTAGAGCATGTTTCCCAGCAAAGTGACAGTCACTACCAGAGGATCCTGACCAGTCTAGCAGAGGTagccactactaatggacacaaACTCCTCAG tctgtccagtagCTACGAGGCTCAGATGAAGAGTCTGCTGAGAATCATCCGGATCTTCTGCCATGTCTTCCGCCTGGGCCCTTCCTCTCCCAACAACGGGAATGACATGGGATACAACGGGAACAAGACGCAGCGCAGCCAGGTCTTTAAG CCGTTGGAGTTGCTCTGGCACTCTCTAGATGAGTGGTTGGTGTTGATCTCTACAGAGCTGGAGAAGAGCCACCAGGACCCCTCCAACTCTTCCTCCTCAGGGAGCGAGAtcgcctccctcctcctcaaACAACGCGGCGAGGTTGACTCCGCTTCCACCTCCACCCCCGCCGTCTTCACGGTGGCACCCTCGCTGCCCCCCTCCATGCCCCTACCCCCTTTGCTGGACCCAGAGGTTGACAAGAGGACCCCGGAGGTTGTTATGGAAACGCCGGAGGTATACGCAGACGGAGAGGATGTCATCTCTATGACGGCCAATCGGCTCAGCGCGGTGATCCAGGCCTTCTACATGTGCTGTTCCTGTCAGATGCCACAGGG AATGACGTCCCCTCGCTTCATAGAGTTTGTCTGCAAGCATGACGAGGTGCTCAAATGTTTCGTAACCAG gaATCCAAAGATCATCTTTAACCATTTCCACTTCCTGTTGGAATGTCCGGAGCTCATGTCCCGCTTCATGCACATAATCAAAGGCCAG CCCTTCAAGGAGCGGTGTGAGTGGTTCTATGAGCACCTATTGGCAGGACAGCCAGACTCAGACATGGTCCATCGACCTGTCAACGAGAACGACATCCTGCTAATCCACAGAG aGTCCATATTCAGCAGTAGCTGTGCGATGGTCTCCAAATCGACCAATGAGAAGCTCAAACAGGGCATCGCCGTACGATTCCATGGAGAGGAAGGAATG GGCCAGGGCGTGGTGAGGGAGTGGTTTGACGTCCTGTCCAATGAGATCATCAATGCAGACTACGGCCTCTTCACCCAGTCAGCGGACG GCACCACTTTCCAGCCCAACAGTAACTCGTCAGTGAACCCTGATCATCTGAACTACTTCCGGTTTGCGGGTCAGATCCTGGGCTTGGCTCTTTACCACCGTCAGCTGGTCAACATCTACTTCACCCGCTCCTTTTACAAACACATActgg GCATCCCAGTGAGCTACCAGGACGTGTCGTCCATCGATCCAGAGTATGCCAAGAATCTGCAGTGGATCCTGGACAACGACATCAGTGACCTGGGACTGGAGCTCACCTTCTCCGTGGAAACAGATGTGTTCGGCGCCATGGAGGAGGTGCCACTCAAACCTGGAGGGACTAGCATCATCGTCACCCAGGAAAACAAG gcggAGTATGTCCAGTTGGTAACAGAGTTGAGGATGACTCGAGCCATCCAACCCCAGATAAATGCCTTCCTGCACGGGTTCCACACCTTCATTCCCCCCTCCCTCATCCAGCTCTTTGACGAATATGAATTG GAGCTGTTGCTGTCTGGGATGCCAGAGATCGATGTGCAGGACTGGCACAGGAACACAGAATACACCAGTGGCTATGACCTGGAGGAACCTGTCATCCAG TGGTTCTGGAAGGTGGTAGAAAGCCTTACCCAAGAGGAGAGGGTCCTACTGTTGCAGTTTGTCACTGGCAG CTCTAGGGTACCTCATGGTGGCTTTGCCTTTCTGATTGGAGGTAGTGGCTTACAGAAGTTCACTATTGCCTCTGTACCATACACATCAAACCTACTGCCTACCTCCAGCACCTG CATCAACATGATGAAACTCCCAGAATACCCCAGCCAGGAGGTCCTGCGGGACAGGCTGCTGGTCGCACTGCATTGTGGGAGCTATGGGTACACCATGGCATGA
- the LOC121543036 gene encoding E3 ubiquitin-protein ligase HACE1 isoform X3 has translation MMERAMEQLNVQLNRLTRSLRRARTVELPEDNETAVYTLMPMVMADQHRSVSELLLNSKFDVNYAFGRVKRSLLHIAANCGSVECLVLLLKRGANPNYQDISGCTPLHLAARNGQKKCMGRLLEYNADVNICNNEGLTAIHWLAVNGRTELLHDLVQHVTNVDVEDAMGQTALHVACQNGHKTTVQCLLDSGADINRPNCSGATPLYFACSHGQRDTAQILLSRGAKYLPDKNGVTPLDLCVQGGYGETCEILIQHHGRLFQTLIQMTQNDDIKENMLRQVLEHVSQQSDSHYQRILTSLAEVATTNGHKLLSLSSSYEAQMKSLLRIIRIFCHVFRLGPSSPNNGNDMGYNGNKTQRSQVFKSLSLHPRFLSLSYFLQPLELLWHSLDEWLVLISTELEKSHQDPSNSSSSGSEIASLLLKQRGEVDSASTSTPAVFTVAPSLPPSMPLPPLLDPEVDKRTPEVVMETPEVYADGEDVISMTANRLSAVIQAFYMCCSCQMPQGMTSPRFIEFVCKHDEVLKCFVTRNPKIIFNHFHFLLECPELMSRFMHIIKGQPFKERCEWFYEHLLAGQPDSDMVHRPVNENDILLIHRESIFSSSCAMVSKSTNEKLKQGIAVRFHGEEGMGQGVVREWFDVLSNEIINADYGLFTQSADGTTFQPNSNSSVNPDHLNYFRFAGQILGLALYHRQLVNIYFTRSFYKHILGIPVSYQDVSSIDPEYAKNLQWILDNDISDLGLELTFSVETDVFGAMEEVPLKPGGTSIIVTQENKAEYVQLVTELRMTRAIQPQINAFLHGFHTFIPPSLIQLFDEYELELLLSGMPEIDVQDWHRNTEYTSGYDLEEPVIQWFWKVVESLTQEERVLLLQFVTALGYLMVALPF, from the exons ATGATGGAACGGGCGATGGAGCAATTAAACGTACAGCTGAACAGGCTGACCCGCTCCCTGCGTCGCGCCAGGACCGTCGAGCTACCGGAAG ACAATGAAACCGCAGTCTACACACTCATGCCAATGGTTATGGCTGACCAGCACAG GTCAGTTTCTGAATTACTCCTCAACTCCAAGTTTGATGTGAACTACGCTTTCGGACGAGTCAAGAGAAGTCTACTTCACATTGCTGCCAA CTGTGGATCAGTGGAGTGCCTGGTCCTACTGCTAAAGAGAGGAGCGAACCCTAACTACCAGGACATCTCAGGGTGCACTCCTCTGCATCTGGCTGCCAGAAACGG GCAGAAAAAGTGTATGGGCAGACTACTAGAATACAATGCAGACGTGAACATCTGCAACAATGAGGGACTGACAGCT aTCCACTGGTTGGCTGTGAACGGGAGGACTGAGCTGCTTCATGACCTGGTGCAGCATGTGACTAATGTGGATGTAGAGGATGCCATGGGACAGACCGCCCTCCATGTAGCCTGCCAGAACGGACACAAGACT ACGGTGCAGTGCCTGCTGGACAGTGGAGCGGACATCAACAGACCTAACTGCTCTGGGGCCACACCACTCTACTTCGCCTGCAG CCACGGTCAAAGGGACACGGCACAGATCCTTCTCTCTCGAGGGGCTAAGTACCTACCTGACAAGAATGGAGTCACCCCTCTGGATCTGTGTGTACAG GGTGGTTATGGGGAGACGTGTGAGATCCTCATCCAGCACCACGGCAGACTGTTCCAGACACTCATCCAGATGACGCAGAATGATGACATCAAAGAGAATATG ctcAGGCAGGTTCTAGAGCATGTTTCCCAGCAAAGTGACAGTCACTACCAGAGGATCCTGACCAGTCTAGCAGAGGTagccactactaatggacacaaACTCCTCAG tctgtccagtagCTACGAGGCTCAGATGAAGAGTCTGCTGAGAATCATCCGGATCTTCTGCCATGTCTTCCGCCTGGGCCCTTCCTCTCCCAACAACGGGAATGACATGGGATACAACGGGAACAAGACGCAGCGCAGCCAGGTCTTTAAG tctctttCCTTGCATCcccgtttcctctctctctcttatttcctTCAGCCGTTGGAGTTGCTCTGGCACTCTCTAGATGAGTGGTTGGTGTTGATCTCTACAGAGCTGGAGAAGAGCCACCAGGACCCCTCCAACTCTTCCTCCTCAGGGAGCGAGAtcgcctccctcctcctcaaACAACGCGGCGAGGTTGACTCCGCTTCCACCTCCACCCCCGCCGTCTTCACGGTGGCACCCTCGCTGCCCCCCTCCATGCCCCTACCCCCTTTGCTGGACCCAGAGGTTGACAAGAGGACCCCGGAGGTTGTTATGGAAACGCCGGAGGTATACGCAGACGGAGAGGATGTCATCTCTATGACGGCCAATCGGCTCAGCGCGGTGATCCAGGCCTTCTACATGTGCTGTTCCTGTCAGATGCCACAGGG AATGACGTCCCCTCGCTTCATAGAGTTTGTCTGCAAGCATGACGAGGTGCTCAAATGTTTCGTAACCAG gaATCCAAAGATCATCTTTAACCATTTCCACTTCCTGTTGGAATGTCCGGAGCTCATGTCCCGCTTCATGCACATAATCAAAGGCCAG CCCTTCAAGGAGCGGTGTGAGTGGTTCTATGAGCACCTATTGGCAGGACAGCCAGACTCAGACATGGTCCATCGACCTGTCAACGAGAACGACATCCTGCTAATCCACAGAG aGTCCATATTCAGCAGTAGCTGTGCGATGGTCTCCAAATCGACCAATGAGAAGCTCAAACAGGGCATCGCCGTACGATTCCATGGAGAGGAAGGAATG GGCCAGGGCGTGGTGAGGGAGTGGTTTGACGTCCTGTCCAATGAGATCATCAATGCAGACTACGGCCTCTTCACCCAGTCAGCGGACG GCACCACTTTCCAGCCCAACAGTAACTCGTCAGTGAACCCTGATCATCTGAACTACTTCCGGTTTGCGGGTCAGATCCTGGGCTTGGCTCTTTACCACCGTCAGCTGGTCAACATCTACTTCACCCGCTCCTTTTACAAACACATActgg GCATCCCAGTGAGCTACCAGGACGTGTCGTCCATCGATCCAGAGTATGCCAAGAATCTGCAGTGGATCCTGGACAACGACATCAGTGACCTGGGACTGGAGCTCACCTTCTCCGTGGAAACAGATGTGTTCGGCGCCATGGAGGAGGTGCCACTCAAACCTGGAGGGACTAGCATCATCGTCACCCAGGAAAACAAG gcggAGTATGTCCAGTTGGTAACAGAGTTGAGGATGACTCGAGCCATCCAACCCCAGATAAATGCCTTCCTGCACGGGTTCCACACCTTCATTCCCCCCTCCCTCATCCAGCTCTTTGACGAATATGAATTG GAGCTGTTGCTGTCTGGGATGCCAGAGATCGATGTGCAGGACTGGCACAGGAACACAGAATACACCAGTGGCTATGACCTGGAGGAACCTGTCATCCAG TGGTTCTGGAAGGTGGTAGAAAGCCTTACCCAAGAGGAGAGGGTCCTACTGTTGCAGTTTGTCACTG CTCTAGGGTACCTCATGGTGGCTTTGCCTTTCTGA